The Myxococcota bacterium DNA window GCCGACATGAGTCTTTTGATGTCGATCGTGCTCGGGGCGAACATGGTGGGCGCGATGGTGCTCGTGCCCGCGATGACCTCGATGTTCAAGCCGGGCTTCGCGGCCGACGCCACCGTGACGGAGCTGCACAAGCGCGACGACGCGCAGGCACAGCAGCACGTCGCCAGCTAGGAAGTTCGAGTGAGTCGAGGGGGCGCGGCCCTGTGCCACGCCTCCTCGACCAGCTCGGCCAGCTCGCGCCAGTCGGTGTTGCGGTCGAGCCGCGCCGCGACCCAGCCGGCCTTGCCCTGGTAGGGCGGCACGAAGAAGCGCTGGGGCGCCGACTCGACCAGGAGCGCCTGCGTCTCGAAGTCGCTCTTCAGCCAGACCGAGAGATCGGGCGCGCCGTGGTGGTGGTCGTCGAGCATGGCGAACATCTTCCCGGCCACGCGCCAGGTCGGCTCGCCCCAGGCGACCTTCTCGCTGGTCTCCGGCAGACGCAGGCAGATCTTCCGCAGCCGCTCGACCGGCCGACTCACACGGGCACCCCCTCGATCACCGCCACGCGCGCCGGCGTCGGCACGATGCGCGTGAGCCGGAAGCCCGACGCCGCGTACAGGGTGCGGAACTCCGACTCCGAGCGCTGCCGCCCGCCGGTCGAGACCAGCATGTTCACGTCGTTGGCGGCGGCGCCGCGGCTCTCGAGTGACTGGTCGATGCGGGCGGGATACACGCCTTCCACGATCAAGAGCTTTCCGTGCGCCGGCAGCGCGGCGCGCACGCAGCGCAGGATCGCGGTCGCCTGGGCGTCGTTCCAGTCATGGATCACGTGCTTGAGCAGGATCGCGTCGGAGCCGCCCGGGACCTTCTCGAAGAAGCTCCCGCCCGCCGCTTCG harbors:
- a CDS encoding MmcQ/YjbR family DNA-binding protein, which encodes MSRPVERLRKICLRLPETSEKVAWGEPTWRVAGKMFAMLDDHHHGAPDLSVWLKSDFETQALLVESAPQRFFVPPYQGKAGWVAARLDRNTDWRELAELVEEAWHRAAPPRLTRTS